In Kogia breviceps isolate mKogBre1 chromosome 9, mKogBre1 haplotype 1, whole genome shotgun sequence, a single window of DNA contains:
- the PRPS1L1 gene encoding LOW QUALITY PROTEIN: ribose-phosphate pyrophosphokinase 3 (The sequence of the model RefSeq protein was modified relative to this genomic sequence to represent the inferred CDS: inserted 1 base in 1 codon; substituted 3 bases at 3 genomic stop codons), producing the protein MPNIRIFSGSSRQDLSQKTADXLGQELGKVVTKKFSNQETCVETGESVXGGDVHIEQSGCGESNDNLMELLIMINACKMAPASRVTAGTPCFPYAXQDKEDKSQAAISAKLVVNTLSIAGADHIITMDQHTSQIQGFFDIPVDNLYSDPAVQKWMKENISEWRNCTIVFPDAGGAKRVTSVAERLNVDFALIHKEPKKANEVDRMVLVGYVKDHVAILVDDMADTCGTICHAADKLFSAGATRVYAILTHRIFSGPAITHINSAGFEAVVVTNTISXEDKVKHCSKIQMIDISMILSEAIRRTHNGESVSYLFSHVPL; encoded by the exons ATGCCAAATATCAGAATCTTCAGCGGCAGCTCCCGCCAGGACTTATCCCAGAAAACTGCCGACTGACTGGGCCAGGAGCTGGGCAAGGTGGTGACCAAGAAATTCAGCAACCAGGAGACCTGCGTGGAAACAGGCGAGAGTGTGTGAGGAGGGGATGTCCACATAGAGCAGAGTGGTTGTGGCGAAAGCAACGACAATCTAATGGAGCTTTTGATCATGATTAATGCCTGCAAGATGGCTCCAGCCAGCCGAGTTACTGCAGGCACCCCGTGCTTCCCGTATG CTCAGGATAAGGAGGATAAGAGCCAAGCCGCAATCTCCGCCAAGCTTGTTGTAAATACGCTGTCTATAGCAGGTGCAGATCATATCATCACGATGGACCAACATACTTCTCAAATTCAGGGCTTTTTTGATATCCCAGTAGACAATTTGTATTCAGATCCAGCTGTCCAGAAGTGGATGAAGGAGAATATCTCTGAGTGGAGGAACTGCACAATTGTCTTTCCAGATGCTGGTGGAGCTAAGAGAGTGACCTCTGTTGCAGAAAGATTGAATGTGGACTTTGCCTTGATTCACAAAGAACCGAAGAAGGCCAATGAAGTGGACCGAATGGTACTAGTGGGATATGTGAAGGATCATGTGGCTATCCTTGTGGATGACATGGCTGACACTTGTGGTACAATCTGCCATGCAGCTGACAAACTTTTCTCAGCTGGAGCCACCAGAGTTTATGCGATCTTGACTCACAGAATCTTTTCTGGCCCGGCCATTACTCACATCAACAGTGCAGGCTTTGAAGCAGTCGTAGTCACCAATACCATATCTTAGGAGGATAAGGTGAAGCATTGCTCCAAAATACAGATGATCGACATCTCTATGATCCTTTCAGAAGCCATCAGAAGAACTCACAATGGGGAATCTGTCTCCTACCTGTTCAGCCATGTCCCATTGTGA